A genomic window from Vitis riparia cultivar Riparia Gloire de Montpellier isolate 1030 chromosome 18, EGFV_Vit.rip_1.0, whole genome shotgun sequence includes:
- the LOC117906884 gene encoding disease resistance protein RPV1-like isoform X1, with product MAATSSSSQKSYDVFLSFRGDDTRNSFTAHLLQALRTKGIDTFFDEDKLEKGRVISPALITAIENSMFSIIVLSENYASSRWCLEEMVKILECNRSKEERVLPIFYNVDPSDVRNHRGKFGEALAKHEENLEENGERVKIWRDALTEVANLSGWDSRNQNEPLLIKEIVGKLLKKLLNTSTRDTEENLVGIQSRIQGLRMLLCLQSDDVRMVGICGMGGLGKTTLARAIYSQVSNQFEACSFLEIANDFKEQDLTSLAEKLLSQLLEEENLKIKGSTSIKARLHSRKVLVVLDNVNNLTILEHLAGNQDWFGQGSRIIVTTRDKHLFSHEVKYYEVTKFNDDEAFEFLKHYSLKYKLLENDLQELSREIIFYAKGLPLALSVLGSLLFGMSKDEWRDYLGKLKSTPNMKIQEVLRLSYDGLDDNEKNIFLDIACFFKEEDKDHVVEILESCGFSAKCGIRTLINKSLITTFANKLKMHDLIQEMGKDIVRQECPKEPGRRSRLWEQEDIFDVLKRNMGSEKIEGIFLDLSHLEDILDFTTEAFAGMKKLRLLKVYNSKSISGDFGDTFNNKVNCRVRFAHEFKFCSDDLRYLYWHGYSLKSLPKDFSPKHLVDLSMPYSHIKKLWKGIKVLKSLKSMDLSHSKCLIETPDFSGITNLERLVLKGCLKLRKVHPSLGDLKSLQTFILSGCSKFEEFPENFGNLEMLKELHLDGIVVRELPPAIFSMSNLEKLSFRGCKGPASASWLWPKRSSNSICFTVPSSSNLCSLMDLDLSYCNISDGANLGSLGFLSSLTKLNLSENNFVALPNMSGLSHLEWLWLKNCKRLQALPQFPSSVRSLDLSGNNFVTLPNMSGLSHLKFLGLENCKRLQALPQFPSSLEVLGLSGNNFVTLPNMSGLSHLRGLWLDNCKRLQALPQLPSSILSLNRGNCRSLGTTESLKLLRPWELVSLDYRFGVVIPGSRIPDWIRYQSSENVIKADLPLNWSTNCLGFALALVFSSQSPARYYSLAVFVFLDFGTCLCSTYTQCFLAHEGDHVFLRYLPVHPLLSPHQVIHIKATLIMSCGFEMKRCGLGLMYVNEEVNCNNVPPPNESTLVLKEISAGEPIECEDMTMTQNQNSHFEEYDIFL from the exons ATGGCTgctacttcttcttcttctcagaAGAGCTATGATGTCTTCCTCAGTTTCAGAGGAGACGACACCCGCAACAGTTTCACTGCCCATCTCCTTCAGGCGTTGCGCACCAAAGGAATCGACACTTTCTTTGATGAGGATAAGCTCGAGAAAGGTCGAGTCATATCCCCTGCACTCATTACAGCTATTGAAAACTCCATGTTTTCTATCATTGTTTTGTCGGAAAACTATGCATCTTCTAGGTGGTGCTTGGAGGAGATGGTCAAGATACTAGAATGCAATAGATCCAAGGAGGAGAGGGTTCTACCAATTTTCTACAACGTGGATCCATCAGATGTGCGGAATCACAGGGGAAAATTTGGAGAAGCCTTGGCTAAACATGAAGAGAATTTGGAGGAGAACGGGGAGAGGGTGAAAATTTGGAGGGACGCTCTGACTGAAGTTGCAAATTTATCTGGCTGGGATTCAAGGAACCA GAATGAGCCTCTGCTAATCAAAGAAATCGTTGGGAAACTTTTGAAGAAGTTGTTAAATACATCCACAAGAGATACTGAAGAGAACCTGGTTGGAATACAGTCCCGCATTCAAGGACTGAGAATGCTATTGTGTTTGCAATCAGATGATGTTCGGATGGTAGGAATTTGTGGTATGGGCGGACTAGGGAAAACAACCCTTGCTAGAGCTATTTATAGCCAAGTTTCTAACCAATTTGAAGCTTGCTCCTTTCTTGAAATTGCAAATGATTTCAAAGAGCAGGATTTAACCAGTTTAGCAGAGAAACTTCTTTCTCAATTATTGGAGgaagaaaatctcaaaataaAAGGATCCACTTCTATAAAAGCAAGGCTCCACTCAAGAAAGGTCCTTGTTGTTCTTGATAATGTGAATAATCTAACAATATTGGAACATTTAGCCGGAAATCAGGATTGGTTTGGTCAAGGGAGTAGAATTATCGTAACTACTCGGGATAAACATTTGTTTTCACATGAAGTCAAGTATTATGAGGTTACAAAATTTAATGATGATGAAGCATTTGAGTTCCTCAAACATTATTCGTTAAAATATAAActtcttgaaaatgatttacaggagctttcaagagaaataatattttatgctAAAGGCCTTCCATTGGCTCTTAGTGTTTTAGGTTCTCTTTTATTTGGCATGAGCAAAGATGAATGGAGAGATTACTTAGGCAAACTAAAAAGTACTCCTAATATGAAAATTCAGGAAGTACTTAGATTAAGTTACGATGGGCTAGATGATAATGAGAAGaatatatttttggatattgcATGTTTCTTTAAAGAAGAGGACAAAGATCATGTGGTGGAAATACTAGAGAGTTGTGGCTTCTCTGCGAAATGTGGAATAAGAACTCTCATTAACAAATCTCTCATAACTACTTTTGCTAACAAGTTGAAGATGCATGACTTAATACAAGAAATGGGTAAGGATATTGTTCGCCAAGAATGTCCAAAAGAGCCTGGAAGACGAAGTAGATTGTGGGAACAAGAAGATATCTTTGATGTGTTGAAAAGAAATATg GGAAGTGAAAAAATTGAAGGCATTTTCCTCGACTTGTCTCATTTAGAAGACATACTAGACTTCACCACTGAAGCCTTTGCTGGGATGAAAAAACTTAGATTGCTCAAAGTCTATAATTCTAAGAGTATTTCAGGAGACTTCGGAGATACCTTTAACAACAAAGTGAATTGTAGAGTGCGGTTTGcccatgaatttaaattttgttccGATGATTTGAGGTACTTATATTGGCATGGATACTCTTTGAAATCATTACCAAAGGATTTCAGCCCAAAGCATCTTGTTGATCTCAGTATGCCTTATAGTCACATTAAAAAACTTTGGAAAGGAATCAAG GTTCTTAAAAGCTTAAAATCCATGGATCTCAGCCACTCTAAGTGCTTGATAGAAACTCCAGATTTCTCAGGTATCACCAACCTTGAACGTCTAGTTTTAAAAGGTTGTCTAAAGTTGCGTAAGGTTCACCCATCACTTGGAGATTTGAAATCTCTTCAAACATTTATTCTTTCTGGTTGCTccaaatttgaagaatttcCAGAGAATTTTGGGAACTTAGAAATGTTGAAGGAGCTTCACCTAGACGGAATTGTGGTAAGAGAACTACCCCCTGCCATTTTTTCCATGAGCAACCTTGAAAAGTTGTCTTTCCGTGGATGTAAAGGACCAGCATCTGCCTCATGGTTGTGGCCAAAAAGAAGTTCAAATTCTATTTGTTTCACGGTACCTTCTTCCTCAAACTTGTGCTCTTTAATGGACCTAGATTTAAGTTACTGCAATATATCAGATGGAGCAAATCTTGGTAGCCTTGGCTTCTTATCTTCACTTACAAAGTTAAAtttaagtgaaaacaactttgtCGCTTTGCCTAACATGAGTGGACTTTCTCACCTGGAATGGCTTTGGttgaaaaattgtaaaagacTGCAGGCACTTCCACAGTTTCCATCTTCAGTTAGATCCTTAGATTTAAGTGGAAACAACTTTGTCACTTTGCCTAACATGAGTGGACTTTCTCACCTGAAATTCCTTGGGTTGGAAAATTGTAAAAGACTGCAGGCACTTCCACAGTTTCCATCTTCACTTGAAGTGTTAGGATTAAGTGGAAACAACTTTGTCACTTTGCCTAACATGAGTGGACTTTCTCACCTGAGAGGGCTGTGGTTGGACAATTGTAAAAGACTACAGGCACTTCCACAGCTTCCATCAAGCATACTTTCTTTAAATCGAGGAAATTGCAGATCATTGGGAACAACTGAATCACTCAAGTTGCTGAGGCCGTGGGAACTCGTATCCCTA GATTATAGATTCGGTGTTGTGATTCCTGGGAGTAGAATACCAGATTGGATCAGGTATCAGAGCTCGGAGAATGTAATTAAAGCAGACCTACCTCTAAATTGGTCTACCAACTGCCTGGGTTTTGCATTGGCTCTTGTCTTCAGTAGCCAGTCACCCGCTCGTTATTATTCGTTAGCGGTATTTGTTTTCTTGGACTTTGGCACATGTCTCTGTTCTACCTACACTCAATGTTTTTTGGCTCATGAAGGGGATCATGTGTTTCTGAGATATTTACCAGTTCATCCCTTACTCAGTCCGCATCAAGTCATTCACATCAAGGCTACACTTATAATGTCGTGCGGTTTTGAAATGAAGAGATGTGGGTTAGGTTTAATGTATGTTAATGAAGAGGTGAATTGCAACAATGTGCCTCCCCCTAATGAGTCAACTCTTGTCCTTAAAGAAATCTCTGCGGGGGAACCCATTGAATGTGAGGATATGACCATGACTCAGAATCAGAATAGTCACTTCGAAGAATACGATATCTTCCTCTGA
- the LOC117906884 gene encoding disease resistance protein RPV1-like isoform X2, with protein sequence MAATSSSSQKSYDVFLSFRGDDTRNSFTAHLLQALRTKGIDTFFDEDKLEKGRVISPALITAIENSMFSIIVLSENYASSRWCLEEMVKILECNRSKEERVLPIFYNVDPSDVRNHRGKFGEALAKHEENLEENGERVKIWRDALTEVANLSGWDSRNQNEPLLIKEIVGKLLKKLLNTSTRDTEENLVGIQSRIQGLRMLLCLQSDDVRMVGICGMGGLGKTTLARAIYSQVSNQFEACSFLEIANDFKEQDLTSLAEKLLSQLLEEENLKIKGSTSIKARLHSRKVLVVLDNVNNLTILEHLAGNQDWFGQGSRIIVTTRDKHLFSHEVKYYEVTKFNDDEAFEFLKHYSLKYKLLENDLQELSREIIFYAKGLPLALSVLGSLLFGMSKDEWRDYLGKLKSTPNMKIQEVLRLSYDGLDDNEKNIFLDIACFFKEEDKDHVVEILESCGFSAKCGIRTLINKSLITTFANKLKMHDLIQEMGKDIVRQECPKEPGRRSRLWEQEDIFDVLKRNMGSEKIEGIFLDLSHLEDILDFTTEAFAGMKKLRLLKVYNSKSISGDFGDTFNNKVNCRVRFAHEFKFCSDDLRYLYWHGYSLKSLPKDFSPKHLVDLSMPYSHIKKLWKGIKVLKSLKSMDLSHSKCLIETPDFSGITNLERLVLKGCLKLRKVHPSLGDLKSLQTFILSGCSKFEEFPENFGNLEMLKELHLDGIVVRELPPAIFSMSNLEKLSFRGCKGPASASWLWPKRSSNSICFTVPSSSNLCSLMDLDLSYCNISDGANLGSLGFLSSLTKLNLSENNFVALPNMSGLSHLEWLWLKNCKRLQALPQFPSSLEVLGLSGNNFVTLPNMSGLSHLRGLWLDNCKRLQALPQLPSSILSLNRGNCRSLGTTESLKLLRPWELVSLDYRFGVVIPGSRIPDWIRYQSSENVIKADLPLNWSTNCLGFALALVFSSQSPARYYSLAVFVFLDFGTCLCSTYTQCFLAHEGDHVFLRYLPVHPLLSPHQVIHIKATLIMSCGFEMKRCGLGLMYVNEEVNCNNVPPPNESTLVLKEISAGEPIECEDMTMTQNQNSHFEEYDIFL encoded by the exons ATGGCTgctacttcttcttcttctcagaAGAGCTATGATGTCTTCCTCAGTTTCAGAGGAGACGACACCCGCAACAGTTTCACTGCCCATCTCCTTCAGGCGTTGCGCACCAAAGGAATCGACACTTTCTTTGATGAGGATAAGCTCGAGAAAGGTCGAGTCATATCCCCTGCACTCATTACAGCTATTGAAAACTCCATGTTTTCTATCATTGTTTTGTCGGAAAACTATGCATCTTCTAGGTGGTGCTTGGAGGAGATGGTCAAGATACTAGAATGCAATAGATCCAAGGAGGAGAGGGTTCTACCAATTTTCTACAACGTGGATCCATCAGATGTGCGGAATCACAGGGGAAAATTTGGAGAAGCCTTGGCTAAACATGAAGAGAATTTGGAGGAGAACGGGGAGAGGGTGAAAATTTGGAGGGACGCTCTGACTGAAGTTGCAAATTTATCTGGCTGGGATTCAAGGAACCA GAATGAGCCTCTGCTAATCAAAGAAATCGTTGGGAAACTTTTGAAGAAGTTGTTAAATACATCCACAAGAGATACTGAAGAGAACCTGGTTGGAATACAGTCCCGCATTCAAGGACTGAGAATGCTATTGTGTTTGCAATCAGATGATGTTCGGATGGTAGGAATTTGTGGTATGGGCGGACTAGGGAAAACAACCCTTGCTAGAGCTATTTATAGCCAAGTTTCTAACCAATTTGAAGCTTGCTCCTTTCTTGAAATTGCAAATGATTTCAAAGAGCAGGATTTAACCAGTTTAGCAGAGAAACTTCTTTCTCAATTATTGGAGgaagaaaatctcaaaataaAAGGATCCACTTCTATAAAAGCAAGGCTCCACTCAAGAAAGGTCCTTGTTGTTCTTGATAATGTGAATAATCTAACAATATTGGAACATTTAGCCGGAAATCAGGATTGGTTTGGTCAAGGGAGTAGAATTATCGTAACTACTCGGGATAAACATTTGTTTTCACATGAAGTCAAGTATTATGAGGTTACAAAATTTAATGATGATGAAGCATTTGAGTTCCTCAAACATTATTCGTTAAAATATAAActtcttgaaaatgatttacaggagctttcaagagaaataatattttatgctAAAGGCCTTCCATTGGCTCTTAGTGTTTTAGGTTCTCTTTTATTTGGCATGAGCAAAGATGAATGGAGAGATTACTTAGGCAAACTAAAAAGTACTCCTAATATGAAAATTCAGGAAGTACTTAGATTAAGTTACGATGGGCTAGATGATAATGAGAAGaatatatttttggatattgcATGTTTCTTTAAAGAAGAGGACAAAGATCATGTGGTGGAAATACTAGAGAGTTGTGGCTTCTCTGCGAAATGTGGAATAAGAACTCTCATTAACAAATCTCTCATAACTACTTTTGCTAACAAGTTGAAGATGCATGACTTAATACAAGAAATGGGTAAGGATATTGTTCGCCAAGAATGTCCAAAAGAGCCTGGAAGACGAAGTAGATTGTGGGAACAAGAAGATATCTTTGATGTGTTGAAAAGAAATATg GGAAGTGAAAAAATTGAAGGCATTTTCCTCGACTTGTCTCATTTAGAAGACATACTAGACTTCACCACTGAAGCCTTTGCTGGGATGAAAAAACTTAGATTGCTCAAAGTCTATAATTCTAAGAGTATTTCAGGAGACTTCGGAGATACCTTTAACAACAAAGTGAATTGTAGAGTGCGGTTTGcccatgaatttaaattttgttccGATGATTTGAGGTACTTATATTGGCATGGATACTCTTTGAAATCATTACCAAAGGATTTCAGCCCAAAGCATCTTGTTGATCTCAGTATGCCTTATAGTCACATTAAAAAACTTTGGAAAGGAATCAAG GTTCTTAAAAGCTTAAAATCCATGGATCTCAGCCACTCTAAGTGCTTGATAGAAACTCCAGATTTCTCAGGTATCACCAACCTTGAACGTCTAGTTTTAAAAGGTTGTCTAAAGTTGCGTAAGGTTCACCCATCACTTGGAGATTTGAAATCTCTTCAAACATTTATTCTTTCTGGTTGCTccaaatttgaagaatttcCAGAGAATTTTGGGAACTTAGAAATGTTGAAGGAGCTTCACCTAGACGGAATTGTGGTAAGAGAACTACCCCCTGCCATTTTTTCCATGAGCAACCTTGAAAAGTTGTCTTTCCGTGGATGTAAAGGACCAGCATCTGCCTCATGGTTGTGGCCAAAAAGAAGTTCAAATTCTATTTGTTTCACGGTACCTTCTTCCTCAAACTTGTGCTCTTTAATGGACCTAGATTTAAGTTACTGCAATATATCAGATGGAGCAAATCTTGGTAGCCTTGGCTTCTTATCTTCACTTACAAAGTTAAAtttaagtgaaaacaactttgtCGCTTTGCCTAACATGAGTGGACTTTCTCACCTGGAATGGCTTTGGttgaaaaattgtaaaagacTGCAG GCACTTCCACAGTTTCCATCTTCACTTGAAGTGTTAGGATTAAGTGGAAACAACTTTGTCACTTTGCCTAACATGAGTGGACTTTCTCACCTGAGAGGGCTGTGGTTGGACAATTGTAAAAGACTACAGGCACTTCCACAGCTTCCATCAAGCATACTTTCTTTAAATCGAGGAAATTGCAGATCATTGGGAACAACTGAATCACTCAAGTTGCTGAGGCCGTGGGAACTCGTATCCCTA GATTATAGATTCGGTGTTGTGATTCCTGGGAGTAGAATACCAGATTGGATCAGGTATCAGAGCTCGGAGAATGTAATTAAAGCAGACCTACCTCTAAATTGGTCTACCAACTGCCTGGGTTTTGCATTGGCTCTTGTCTTCAGTAGCCAGTCACCCGCTCGTTATTATTCGTTAGCGGTATTTGTTTTCTTGGACTTTGGCACATGTCTCTGTTCTACCTACACTCAATGTTTTTTGGCTCATGAAGGGGATCATGTGTTTCTGAGATATTTACCAGTTCATCCCTTACTCAGTCCGCATCAAGTCATTCACATCAAGGCTACACTTATAATGTCGTGCGGTTTTGAAATGAAGAGATGTGGGTTAGGTTTAATGTATGTTAATGAAGAGGTGAATTGCAACAATGTGCCTCCCCCTAATGAGTCAACTCTTGTCCTTAAAGAAATCTCTGCGGGGGAACCCATTGAATGTGAGGATATGACCATGACTCAGAATCAGAATAGTCACTTCGAAGAATACGATATCTTCCTCTGA